In Brevinematales bacterium, the genomic stretch TGAAGAGATAAAAGAATATAACTCCAAATATAGACAAAAAGACTATCCAACAGATGTTTTATCTTTTCCATACGGTGAAAAAATAGGTAGATATACATATTTAGGTGACATCATAATTTCTATAGACAAAGTGCATGAACAAAGTAAGGAATTCGAAGTTTCAGAATTTGAGGAGTTTTTGAGACTTTTGGTCCATGGTATACTACATCTTCTAGGATACGATCACGAAACTTCAGAAGAAGACGAAAAAATCATGATGGAACTACAAGATAACCTCATAGCGAAAATCATGGACAAGTATAATTCTTGAAATCATACTGCATTCACAAACATCTCATAGAATTATGTGAAAGTATTCAAATCATCATGTCAAAAATATCAGAATACTGTTAGTATGCTCCTCTAGTTTTGAATACTGCAGGAATAGTTTTTAGGATTATCACTATATCAAGCCAAAAAGACCAATTCTCAATGTACCAAATATCAGTTCTAACTCTAAAGTTATAATCCGTTTCGTTTCTACCAGAAACTTGCCACAAACCTGTTATTCCTGGCCTAACCGCATAGTAATAAAACTTAGCTTCATCCTTGTAGTACTTTTCAATCTCTTCTTTTGTTATAGCTCTAGGACCTACTACACTCATATCACCTAAGAGAACATTTATAAATTGCGGTATCTCATCAATGCTTAGTTTTCTTATTATCTTACCTATTCTTGTAATTCTAGGATCATCTTTCAGTTTGCGGTATTTTTCCCATTCTTCTCTCTTTAGTAGGTCATTTTGAAGTATTTCTTTTAGCCTAAGATCTGCATCCTTGTACATACTTCTAAGTTTGTAACAATAAAACTCCTTACCCCCCATTTTAACTCTTCTTGACTTGTATATAGGAGCACCAGGCGATTCAAGTACTATTAAAACAGAAAATATAGCAATAATAGGTAAAGAAGCAACTAAAGCAAGAATACTGAAAACAATATCAAAAGTCCTCTTCAAAAATCTATTAGCAGGTGTTAGAAGATTATTTCTAAGAGATATGAAGGGTACGTTTTGATCTATAACAAACAACATCTCACTATTAAGCAATGGCATACTCGAAATATTTGGAACAACCATAGTCCTTCTAACTGATGAATGTATATGAGATATAAGTTTTGAAAAGAAGTCTTCAGGAGCATTCTCCAAGTATATTAGTGCTAAGTCTATATTGGATTTAGATATTTTCTGTTTTATCCTATTAAGTGTATCTAACGAATAATCTTTTATGATTATTATCTGTCTTATATTCATAAGCAATGACTTATTTTTTCTAGCAACATCATATAAAGTCGTTTTGTATTTTACTGAATCCGTTATAAGTGATGTCCTAAAAGTTAAATAAGACGTTTTGTAGATTATGTACTTCAATATACCCCTCAAAGTAATCACAATAGGTATGTAAAAAATTGATGTTATCAGAACCAAAAATCTAGCATCAAGATCATACCACTTTGAGATATAAGAAATAGACATTACCATTACCAAACTTATTATCGCAACACTAGTTATCCTTTTTGTTTCCTCCCAAAAGGATACAGATAAAGTGTATAACCTTTGAACTACAGAAACTGATAAAAATACTATCCATATCCAAGAAGGATAGAATGGCCCTAGAATAGGTGGCAAGTTATCAGGAACAGTATACGGAGTATATGCTAGAAGTAATAACCTAATCCACAAACCTATATAATTAGCCAAATATATCGCTAGCAAATCAGTTAGAAGTAGAATAACAAATCTTAGAATGCTCTTTATTTGAAACATAGATTTTAATTTTAAAAATAAAAGCACATACCTTACAAAACATTGAGTATTCGTTAACAGATCCTAAATCAAACAAATAACTACATAGAATAAATATT encodes the following:
- a CDS encoding sugar transferase, whose amino-acid sequence is MFQIKSILRFVILLLTDLLAIYLANYIGLWIRLLLLAYTPYTVPDNLPPILGPFYPSWIWIVFLSVSVVQRLYTLSVSFWEETKRITSVAIISLVMVMSISYISKWYDLDARFLVLITSIFYIPIVITLRGILKYIIYKTSYLTFRTSLITDSVKYKTTLYDVARKNKSLLMNIRQIIIIKDYSLDTLNRIKQKISKSNIDLALIYLENAPEDFFSKLISHIHSSVRRTMVVPNISSMPLLNSEMLFVIDQNVPFISLRNNLLTPANRFLKRTFDIVFSILALVASLPIIAIFSVLIVLESPGAPIYKSRRVKMGGKEFYCYKLRSMYKDADLRLKEILQNDLLKREEWEKYRKLKDDPRITRIGKIIRKLSIDEIPQFINVLLGDMSVVGPRAITKEEIEKYYKDEAKFYYYAVRPGITGLWQVSGRNETDYNFRVRTDIWYIENWSFWLDIVIILKTIPAVFKTRGAY
- the ybeY gene encoding rRNA maturation RNase YbeY, giving the protein MIKVNIINNYGSLRSFLKLKHVKEISTFVLRELSKNKVEITILLCKNEEIKEYNSKYRQKDYPTDVLSFPYGEKIGRYTYLGDIIISIDKVHEQSKEFEVSEFEEFLRLLVHGILHLLGYDHETSEEDEKIMMELQDNLIAKIMDKYNS